One Streptomyces sp. V4I8 genomic window carries:
- a CDS encoding aspartate carbamoyltransferase catalytic subunit → MQRHLISAADLTRDDAVLILDTAEEMARVADRPIKKLPTLRGRTVVNLFFEDSTRTRISFEAAEKRLSADVINFTAKGSSVSKGESLKDTAQTLEAMGVDAVVIRHGASGAPYRLANSGWIDAAVINAGDGTHQHPTQALLDAFTMRRRLVGRDAGLGQDLAGRRITIVGDVLHSRVARSNVDLLHTLGAEVTLVAPPTLVPVGVETWPCEVSYDLDSTLAKTDAVMMLRVQRERMNAAFFPTEREYSRRYGLDGDRMARMPEHAIVMHPGPMVRGMEITAEVADSDRCTVVEQVANGVSIRMAVLYLLLGGNEPALTHARTTEEK, encoded by the coding sequence ATGCAGCGTCATCTCATCTCGGCCGCCGACCTCACCCGCGACGACGCCGTCCTGATCCTCGACACCGCCGAGGAGATGGCCCGGGTCGCCGACCGGCCGATCAAGAAGCTGCCGACCTTGCGCGGCCGCACCGTCGTGAACCTCTTCTTCGAGGACTCCACGCGCACGCGTATCTCCTTCGAGGCCGCAGAGAAGCGCCTCTCCGCGGACGTCATCAACTTCACCGCCAAGGGCTCGAGCGTGTCCAAGGGCGAGTCCCTGAAGGACACCGCCCAGACCCTGGAGGCCATGGGTGTCGACGCCGTCGTCATCCGGCACGGCGCCTCCGGAGCGCCGTACCGCCTCGCCAACTCCGGCTGGATCGACGCCGCCGTCATCAACGCCGGCGACGGCACCCACCAGCACCCCACCCAGGCCCTGCTGGACGCCTTCACCATGCGCCGGCGGCTCGTCGGCCGGGACGCCGGGCTCGGCCAGGACCTCGCCGGCAGGCGCATCACGATCGTCGGCGACGTCCTGCACAGCCGGGTCGCCCGCTCCAACGTCGACCTGCTGCACACCCTGGGCGCCGAGGTCACCCTCGTCGCCCCGCCGACCCTGGTGCCGGTCGGCGTCGAGACCTGGCCGTGCGAGGTCTCCTACGACCTCGACAGCACGCTGGCGAAGACCGACGCGGTGATGATGCTGCGCGTGCAGCGCGAGCGCATGAACGCCGCCTTCTTCCCGACCGAGCGCGAGTACTCGCGGCGCTACGGCCTCGACGGTGACCGCATGGCGCGGATGCCCGAGCACGCCATCGTGATGCACCCCGGCCCGATGGTGCGCGGCATGGAGATCACCGCGGAGGTCGCCGACTCGGACCGCTGCACCGTCGTCGAACAGGTCGCAAACGGAGTGTCCATCCGGATGGCCGTTCTGTATCTGCTGCTCGGGGGCAACGAACCCGCCCTCACCCACGCCCGTACCACCGAGGAGAAGTAA
- the pyrR gene encoding bifunctional pyr operon transcriptional regulator/uracil phosphoribosyltransferase PyrR produces the protein MDSQQDTQASDARPVLEGPDIARVLTRIAHEIVERAKGADDVVLLGIPTRGVFLAQRLAAKLEQITERKIPVGSLDITMYRDDLRMHPPRALARTEIPGDGIDGRLVVLVDDVLFSGRTIRAALDALNDIGRPRAVQLAVLVDRGHRELPIRADYVGKNLPTSLRETVKVQLAEEDGRDTVLLGAKQPQ, from the coding sequence ATGGACAGCCAGCAGGACACGCAAGCGTCCGACGCCCGGCCCGTTCTCGAAGGCCCTGACATCGCGCGGGTGTTGACCCGCATCGCCCACGAGATCGTCGAACGCGCCAAGGGCGCCGACGACGTGGTACTCCTCGGCATTCCGACCCGCGGCGTCTTTCTCGCCCAGCGGCTCGCCGCCAAGCTGGAGCAGATCACCGAGCGCAAGATCCCGGTCGGGTCGCTCGACATCACCATGTACCGCGACGACCTGCGCATGCACCCGCCGCGTGCGCTGGCCCGCACCGAGATTCCCGGTGACGGCATCGACGGCCGCCTCGTCGTCCTCGTCGACGACGTCCTCTTCTCCGGCCGTACCATCCGCGCCGCCCTGGACGCCCTGAACGACATCGGGCGCCCCCGTGCGGTGCAGCTCGCGGTCCTCGTCGACAGAGGCCACCGCGAACTGCCCATCCGCGCCGACTACGTCGGCAAGAACCTCCCCACGTCGTTGCGGGAGACGGTCAAGGTCCAGCTCGCCGAGGAGGACGGTCGCGACACCGTGCTGCTCGGTGCGAAGCAGCCCCAGTAG
- the bldD gene encoding transcriptional regulator BldD — MSSEYAKQLGAKLRAIRTQQGLSLHGVEEKSQGRWKAVVVGSYERGDRAVTVQRLAELADFYGVPVQELLPGTTPGGAAEPPPKLVLDLERLAHVPAEKAGPLQRYAATIQSQRGDYNGKVLSIRQDDLRTLAVIYDQSPSVLTEQLISWGVLDADARRAVSHAEES; from the coding sequence ATGTCCAGCGAATACGCCAAACAGCTCGGGGCCAAGCTCCGGGCCATCCGCACCCAGCAGGGCCTTTCTCTTCACGGTGTCGAGGAGAAGTCCCAGGGACGCTGGAAGGCCGTTGTGGTCGGTTCGTACGAGCGCGGGGACCGCGCCGTGACCGTGCAGCGCCTCGCCGAGTTGGCGGATTTCTACGGCGTCCCGGTGCAGGAGCTGCTTCCGGGCACCACGCCGGGCGGCGCCGCCGAGCCGCCGCCGAAGCTGGTCCTGGACCTGGAGCGCCTGGCCCATGTACCGGCCGAGAAGGCGGGCCCCCTGCAGCGGTACGCCGCGACGATCCAGTCGCAGCGCGGTGACTACAACGGCAAGGTGCTCTCGATCCGCCAGGACGACCTGCGCACACTCGCCGTCATCTACGACCAGTCGCCCTCGGTCCTCACCGAGCAGCTGATCAGCTGGGGTGTGCTGGATGCGGACGCGCGTCGCGCGGTCTCCCACGCCGAGGAGAGCTGA
- the nusB gene encoding transcription antitermination factor NusB yields MAARNTARKRAFQILFEGDQRGVDVLTVLADWVRLSRTDTRQPPVSEYTMQLVEGYAVHAKRIDELIAQYSVGWTLDRMPVVDRNILRLGAYELIWVDETPDAVVLDEMVQLAKEFSTDESPSFVNGLLGRLKDLKPSLRRDEA; encoded by the coding sequence GTGGCTGCCCGCAACACGGCCCGCAAGCGCGCCTTCCAGATCCTCTTCGAGGGCGACCAGCGCGGCGTCGACGTCCTGACGGTCCTCGCGGACTGGGTCCGGCTCTCCCGGACCGACACCCGGCAGCCGCCGGTGAGCGAGTACACGATGCAGCTGGTCGAGGGCTACGCGGTGCACGCGAAGCGGATCGACGAGCTGATCGCCCAGTACTCGGTCGGCTGGACGCTCGACCGGATGCCGGTCGTGGACCGCAACATCCTGCGCCTCGGTGCGTACGAATTGATCTGGGTCGACGAGACTCCGGACGCGGTCGTGCTGGACGAGATGGTGCAGCTGGCGAAGGAGTTCTCCACGGACGAGTCGCCCTCGTTCGTCAACGGCCTGCTCGGCCGGCTCAAGGACCTGAAGCCATCTCTGCGCCGAGACGAGGCGTAG
- the efp gene encoding elongation factor P — protein sequence MASTNDLKNGLVLKLEGGQLWSVVEFQHVKPGKGPAFVRTKLKNVLSGKVVDKTFNAGVKVETATVDKRDMQFSYMDGEYFVFMDMETYDQLMVDRKAVGDAANFLIEGFTATVAQHEGEVLFVELPAAVELVIQETEPGVQGDRSTGGTKPATLETGHQIQVPLFITTGEKIKVDTRTSDYLGRVNS from the coding sequence GTGGCTTCCACGAACGACCTCAAGAACGGCCTGGTGCTCAAGCTCGAAGGCGGCCAGCTCTGGTCCGTCGTCGAGTTCCAGCACGTCAAGCCCGGCAAGGGCCCGGCCTTCGTGCGCACCAAGCTCAAGAACGTGCTCTCCGGCAAGGTCGTCGACAAGACGTTCAACGCCGGCGTCAAGGTCGAGACGGCCACTGTCGACAAGCGCGACATGCAGTTCTCCTACATGGACGGCGAGTACTTCGTCTTCATGGACATGGAGACCTACGACCAGCTCATGGTCGACCGCAAGGCCGTCGGCGACGCTGCCAACTTCCTGATCGAGGGCTTCACCGCGACCGTGGCGCAGCACGAGGGCGAGGTGCTCTTCGTCGAGCTGCCCGCCGCCGTCGAGCTCGTCATCCAGGAGACCGAGCCGGGTGTCCAGGGCGACCGCTCCACCGGCGGCACCAAGCCCGCCACGCTGGAGACCGGCCACCAGATCCAGGTCCCGCTCTTCATCACCACCGGTGAGAAGATCAAGGTCGACACCCGCACGAGCGACTACCTCGGCCGGGTGAACAGCTAA
- a CDS encoding aminopeptidase P family protein — protein sequence MSEVYATRRSRLRDRCQASGSATALISRPANVRYLAGAAPQGSVLLLGKTEDLLVCAGPPDDRPAEGRPDEALRIHALPGPGGDPAVAAADLAAGQGGVSLAVEEHHLTVARHRAIRSVVPRLRLADLGGAVEQLRVVKDEEEISCLRIGAEIADQALGELLESILVGRTERHLALELERRLVDHGADGPAFPTSVATGPNAGRRAHRPTDRRVEEGDFLSVCLGATYRGYRCEIGRTFVIGTSPADWQIELYDLVFAAQRAGRESLAPGAAYRDVDRAARQVLDSAGYAQGLPALTGHGVGLEIDEDPQLAPAAMGKLDACVPVTVEPGVHLPGRGGVRIDDTLVVRPEADGGPELLTITTKELLAL from the coding sequence ATGTCAGAGGTGTACGCCACCCGCCGATCCCGGCTGAGGGACCGCTGCCAAGCCAGCGGCAGCGCCACCGCGCTGATCTCCCGCCCCGCCAACGTCCGCTACCTCGCGGGCGCCGCCCCACAGGGCTCCGTGCTGCTCCTCGGCAAGACCGAAGACCTGCTCGTGTGCGCCGGCCCGCCCGACGACCGCCCCGCCGAGGGCCGTCCCGACGAGGCACTGCGGATCCACGCCCTCCCCGGCCCCGGAGGCGACCCCGCCGTCGCCGCGGCCGACCTCGCCGCAGGCCAGGGCGGGGTCTCCCTCGCCGTGGAGGAACACCACCTGACCGTGGCCCGCCACCGAGCCATCCGCTCGGTCGTCCCACGCCTGCGCCTCGCCGACCTCGGCGGCGCGGTCGAGCAGCTCCGGGTGGTCAAGGACGAGGAGGAGATCTCCTGCCTCAGGATCGGCGCGGAGATCGCCGACCAGGCACTCGGGGAACTCCTGGAATCCATCCTCGTCGGCCGCACCGAACGCCACCTCGCCCTCGAACTCGAACGACGCCTGGTCGATCACGGCGCCGACGGCCCCGCCTTCCCCACCTCCGTCGCCACCGGCCCGAACGCCGGCCGCCGTGCCCATCGCCCGACCGACCGCAGGGTGGAGGAGGGAGACTTCCTCTCCGTCTGCCTCGGGGCCACCTACCGCGGCTACCGGTGCGAGATCGGCCGTACCTTCGTCATCGGTACGTCCCCCGCCGACTGGCAGATCGAGCTGTACGACCTCGTATTCGCCGCTCAGCGCGCCGGACGGGAGTCGCTGGCACCGGGCGCCGCCTACCGTGATGTTGACCGCGCGGCACGTCAGGTGCTGGACTCGGCAGGGTACGCGCAAGGGCTTCCGGCGCTGACGGGGCACGGTGTGGGACTCGAAATCGACGAGGACCCGCAGTTGGCTCCCGCGGCCATGGGTAAACTGGACGCTTGCGTGCCGGTCACCGTCGAACCGGGGGTCCACCTCCCCGGCCGGGGCGGCGTCCGGATCGATGACACGCTCGTCGTACGCCCCGAGGCGGACGGCGGACCCGAGCTACTCACCATCACGACCAAGGAGCTGCTCGCGCTGTAG
- a CDS encoding Pro-rich N-terminal domain-containing protein, whose translation MQHAVGSPLPPPHQSGHGWTPAAQHSGPHHPGTHQGPAPHQGSAPVPPPPPAPGFTSPGTVPPAPQQSHVAPTPETTGHVPLPPGGPVGMPSAPPATSAPDPTATTLAVLLIGPAGAGKTSVAKYWADHRRVPTAHISLDDVREWVRSGFADPQSGWNDNSEAQYRLARRTCGFAARNFLANGISCILDDAVFPDRPVVGLGGWKRHVGPGLLPVVLLPGLEIVLERNAERSGNRRLTDEEVARIHGRMAGWYGSGLPIIDNSQLDVPQTAQVLNDVLTRSIASPPNW comes from the coding sequence ATGCAGCACGCAGTGGGTTCTCCGCTGCCGCCGCCCCACCAGTCGGGGCACGGCTGGACGCCGGCCGCACAACACTCGGGTCCGCATCACCCGGGCACGCACCAGGGACCCGCCCCCCACCAGGGATCAGCTCCAGTGCCCCCGCCGCCCCCGGCACCGGGCTTCACATCCCCCGGAACGGTCCCACCCGCGCCCCAGCAGTCCCACGTCGCGCCCACACCCGAGACCACGGGCCACGTACCGCTGCCGCCCGGCGGCCCCGTCGGCATGCCGAGCGCCCCGCCCGCCACTTCGGCACCCGATCCGACGGCCACGACCCTGGCGGTCCTGCTCATCGGTCCGGCGGGGGCCGGCAAGACGAGCGTCGCCAAGTACTGGGCGGACCACCGCCGGGTCCCCACGGCCCACATCAGCCTCGACGACGTCCGCGAATGGGTCCGCTCGGGCTTCGCCGACCCCCAGTCCGGGTGGAACGACAACTCCGAGGCCCAGTACCGCCTTGCCCGCCGCACCTGCGGCTTCGCCGCCCGCAACTTCCTGGCCAACGGGATCTCGTGCATCCTCGACGACGCGGTCTTCCCCGACCGCCCGGTGGTCGGCCTCGGCGGCTGGAAGCGCCACGTGGGCCCCGGCCTCCTCCCGGTCGTCCTGCTCCCCGGCCTGGAGATCGTCCTGGAGCGCAACGCCGAACGCTCGGGCAACCGCCGTCTCACCGACGAGGAGGTCGCCCGCATCCACGGCCGCATGGCGGGCTGGTACGGCTCCGGCCTCCCGATCATCGACAACTCCCAACTCGACGTCCCACAGACCGCCCAGGTCCTGAACGACGTACTGACCCGCTCCATCGCAAGCCCCCCGAACTGGTAG
- the aroB gene encoding 3-dehydroquinate synthase has protein sequence MSEAVTRIQVGGTAGSEPYEVLVGRQLLGELGGLIGDKAQRVAVVHPEALAETGEALRGDLAEQGYEAVAIQVPNAEEAKTAEVAAYCWKALGQSGFTRTDVVVGVGGGATTDLAGFVAATWLRGVRWIAVPTTVLAMVDAAVGGKTGINTAEGKNLVGAFHPPAGVLCDLAALDSLPVNDYVSGLAEIIKAGFIADPAILELIESDPEAARTPAGPHTAELIERSIRVKAEVVSSDLKESGLREILNYGHTLGHAIEKNERYKWRHGAAVSVGMHFAAELGRLAGRLDDATADRHRTILESVGLPLHYRYDQWPKLLETMKVDKKSRGNLLRFIVLDGLAKPTVLEGPDPAVLLAAYGEVGQ, from the coding sequence ATGAGTGAGGCAGTGACGCGGATCCAGGTCGGCGGCACCGCGGGCAGCGAGCCCTACGAGGTCCTGGTGGGCCGTCAACTCCTGGGCGAGCTCGGCGGATTGATCGGTGACAAGGCCCAGCGGGTCGCCGTCGTCCACCCCGAGGCACTGGCCGAGACCGGCGAGGCGCTGCGGGGTGACCTCGCCGAGCAGGGCTACGAGGCCGTCGCCATCCAGGTGCCCAACGCCGAGGAGGCCAAGACCGCCGAGGTCGCCGCCTACTGCTGGAAGGCGCTCGGGCAGTCCGGCTTCACCCGCACCGACGTCGTCGTCGGCGTCGGCGGCGGCGCGACCACCGACCTCGCCGGGTTCGTCGCCGCGACCTGGCTGCGCGGGGTGCGCTGGATCGCCGTCCCCACCACCGTGCTCGCCATGGTCGACGCGGCCGTCGGCGGCAAGACCGGCATCAACACCGCCGAGGGCAAGAACCTCGTCGGCGCCTTCCACCCGCCGGCCGGTGTGCTCTGCGACCTGGCCGCGCTGGACTCCCTCCCGGTCAACGACTACGTCTCCGGGCTCGCCGAGATCATCAAGGCCGGCTTCATCGCCGACCCCGCGATCCTGGAGCTCATTGAGTCCGACCCCGAGGCCGCCCGCACCCCGGCGGGCCCGCACACCGCCGAGCTGATCGAGCGCTCCATCCGGGTCAAGGCCGAGGTCGTCTCCTCGGACCTGAAGGAGTCCGGCCTGCGGGAGATCCTCAACTACGGCCACACCCTCGGCCACGCCATCGAGAAGAACGAGCGCTACAAGTGGCGGCACGGCGCCGCCGTCTCCGTCGGCATGCACTTCGCCGCCGAACTCGGCCGTCTCGCCGGGCGGTTGGACGACGCGACGGCCGACCGCCACCGCACGATCCTGGAATCCGTGGGCCTGCCGCTGCACTACCGCTACGACCAGTGGCCCAAGCTGCTGGAGACCATGAAGGTCGACAAGAAGTCCCGCGGCAACCTGCTGCGCTTCATCGTGCTGGACGGCCTGGCCAAGCCGACCGTCCTGGAGGGCCCCGACCCGGCCGTCCTGCTCGCCGCGTACGGCGAAGTCGGCCAGTAA
- a CDS encoding shikimate kinase, translating into MGVGKSTVGQLLADRLGVVYRDTDDDIVAEQGRSIAEIFVDEGEPAFRAIEKRAVHRALAEHDGVLALGGGAILDADTRALLAGQRVAYLSMDVEEAVKRTGLNAARPLLAVNPRKQWRELMEARRHLYEGVATAVVATDGRTPEEVTQAALDALELKEA; encoded by the coding sequence ATGGGCGTGGGCAAGTCGACCGTCGGACAGCTGCTGGCCGACCGGCTCGGCGTGGTCTACCGGGACACCGACGACGACATCGTCGCCGAACAGGGCCGCTCGATCGCCGAGATCTTCGTCGACGAGGGCGAGCCCGCCTTCCGGGCGATCGAGAAGCGGGCGGTGCACCGGGCGCTCGCCGAGCACGACGGGGTCCTGGCCCTCGGCGGCGGCGCCATCCTCGACGCGGACACGCGTGCGCTGCTCGCCGGGCAGCGGGTGGCGTACCTGTCGATGGACGTCGAGGAGGCGGTCAAGCGTACCGGCCTCAACGCCGCCCGTCCGCTCCTCGCGGTCAACCCGCGCAAGCAGTGGCGCGAGCTGATGGAGGCCCGCCGTCATCTGTACGAGGGGGTGGCCACGGCGGTCGTGGCCACCGACGGCCGTACCCCCGAAGAAGTGACCCAAGCCGCCCTGGACGCACTGGAGTTGAAAGAAGCATGA
- the aroC gene encoding chorismate synthase codes for MSRLRWLTAGESHGPALVATLEGLPAGVPITTEMVADHLARRRLGYGRGARMKFERDEVTFLGGVRHGLTLGSPVAVMVGNTEWPKWEQVMAADPIDPEILAGLARNAPLTRPRPGHADLAGMQKYGFDEARPILERASARETAARVALGAVARSYLKETAGIEIVSHVVELASAKAPQGVYPTPADVEKLDADPVRCLDADASKAMVAEIDQAHKDGDTLGGVVEILAYDVPVGLGSHVHWDRKLDARLAGALMGIQAIKGVEIGDGFELARVPGSKAHDEIVNTPEGIRRVSGRSGGTEGGLTTGELLRVRAAMKPIATVPRALQTVDVTTGEAAQAHHQRSDVSAVPAAGIVAEAMVALVLADAVAEKFGGDSVTETRRNVRSYLDNLAIR; via the coding sequence TTGAGCAGGTTGCGCTGGCTGACCGCGGGGGAGTCCCACGGTCCCGCACTCGTGGCGACGCTGGAGGGTCTTCCGGCCGGCGTGCCGATCACCACGGAGATGGTGGCGGACCACCTGGCCCGGCGCCGGCTCGGTTATGGACGCGGTGCGCGCATGAAGTTCGAGCGCGACGAGGTCACCTTCCTCGGCGGCGTCCGGCACGGCCTCACCCTCGGTTCCCCGGTCGCGGTCATGGTGGGCAACACCGAGTGGCCGAAGTGGGAACAGGTCATGGCGGCCGACCCGATCGACCCCGAGATCCTCGCGGGCCTGGCCCGCAACGCCCCGCTGACCCGCCCGCGCCCCGGCCACGCCGACCTCGCGGGCATGCAGAAGTACGGCTTCGACGAGGCCCGGCCGATCCTGGAGCGTGCCTCCGCCCGGGAGACGGCGGCCCGCGTGGCGCTGGGCGCGGTGGCCCGGTCGTACCTGAAGGAGACGGCCGGCATCGAGATCGTCAGCCACGTGGTGGAGCTGGCCTCCGCGAAGGCCCCGCAGGGTGTGTACCCGACGCCGGCCGATGTCGAGAAGCTGGACGCGGACCCCGTGCGCTGCCTGGACGCCGACGCGTCCAAGGCGATGGTCGCCGAGATCGACCAGGCCCACAAGGACGGCGACACCCTCGGTGGCGTGGTCGAGATCCTCGCGTACGACGTGCCGGTGGGCCTCGGCTCGCACGTGCACTGGGACCGCAAGCTCGACGCCCGTCTGGCGGGCGCGCTCATGGGCATCCAGGCGATCAAGGGCGTCGAGATCGGCGACGGCTTCGAGCTGGCGCGCGTGCCCGGCTCCAAGGCGCACGACGAGATCGTGAACACGCCCGAGGGCATCCGCCGCGTCTCCGGCCGGTCCGGTGGCACCGAGGGCGGCCTCACCACCGGTGAGCTGCTGCGGGTCCGCGCCGCGATGAAGCCGATCGCGACCGTGCCGCGCGCCCTGCAGACGGTGGACGTCACCACCGGCGAGGCGGCGCAGGCGCACCACCAGCGCTCCGACGTGTCCGCGGTCCCGGCCGCCGGCATCGTCGCCGAGGCCATGGTGGCCCTCGTCCTCGCGGACGCGGTGGCGGAGAAGTTCGGTGGCGACTCGGTGACCGAGACCCGCCGCAACGTGCGCTCGTACCTCGACAACCTGGCCATCCGGTGA
- a CDS encoding shikimate dehydrogenase yields the protein MRAGATDARRAAVLGSPIAHSLSPVLHRAAYEELGLTDWSYDRFEIDEAALPGFLAELGPEWAGLSLTMPLKRAVIPLLDGISETAASVEAVNTVVLTEDGRRVGDNTDIPGMVAALRERGIEQVDSAAILGAGATASSALAALARVCTGEVVAYVRSEARAAEMRQWGERLDVEIRTADWAEAEQALRAPLVIATTPAGTTDALAASVPERPATLFDVLYDPWPTALAARWSMYGGAVVSGLDLLVHQAVLQVEQMTGRAPAPVEAMRKAGERALAAR from the coding sequence ATGAGAGCAGGGGCAACTGACGCCCGCCGGGCGGCTGTCCTAGGTTCGCCCATCGCCCACTCCCTCTCCCCGGTGCTGCACCGCGCCGCCTACGAGGAACTCGGGCTCACGGACTGGTCGTACGACCGGTTCGAGATCGACGAGGCCGCTCTTCCCGGGTTCCTCGCGGAACTCGGGCCGGAGTGGGCCGGCTTGTCGTTGACCATGCCGCTCAAGCGGGCCGTCATCCCGCTGCTCGACGGGATCAGCGAGACGGCGGCGTCCGTCGAGGCGGTCAACACCGTCGTCCTCACCGAGGACGGCCGCCGCGTCGGCGACAACACCGACATCCCCGGGATGGTCGCCGCGCTGCGGGAGCGCGGCATCGAACAGGTCGACTCGGCGGCCATCCTCGGCGCGGGCGCCACGGCGTCCTCCGCGCTGGCCGCGCTCGCGCGCGTCTGCACCGGCGAGGTCGTGGCGTACGTACGCAGCGAGGCCCGCGCGGCCGAGATGCGGCAGTGGGGCGAGCGCCTCGACGTCGAGATCCGTACGGCGGACTGGGCCGAGGCGGAGCAGGCTCTGCGCGCCCCGCTGGTGATCGCGACCACCCCGGCCGGTACGACCGACGCGCTCGCCGCGTCCGTACCGGAGCGCCCCGCCACCCTCTTCGACGTGCTCTACGACCCCTGGCCGACCGCCCTCGCGGCCCGCTGGTCCATGTACGGCGGAGCCGTCGTCAGCGGCCTCGACCTGCTGGTGCACCAGGCGGTGTTGCAGGTGGAGCAGATGACCGGCCGTGCCCCGGCGCCCGTCGAGGCCATGCGAAAAGCGGGGGAGCGCGCTCTCGCGGCCCGCTAG
- the mltG gene encoding endolytic transglycosylase MltG encodes MTEYGRGPGSEPWHPEDPLFGDGGWEGQQAHAGQQAAYGGQPQHYPEQPQQPQHYGDWGNGQQAAYGQAQQYQQEGQHYPEQGQQYPQQYEQEQYAGQGQQPYDNNGWANGPHGHAQYPDPSDPYGQQPAAYGGEQPDYYGTPEAYPPPAPPSRRQAEPEPPQTDWDPGPDQGEHAFFAGGDTEDEDDSDDESGGGRGRGDRRGRGGKPKKRRSGMACLVIVLIFGGSVAGVGYFGYQFYQDRFADAPDFAGDGTSETVTVEIPKGAFGSEIGQRLKAAGVVKSVDAFVAAQQQNADGDKIQAGAYLLKKQMSAASAVEMMLSPESQNNVLVRPGERNKAVYKAIDEKLELSSGSTEKAAEDKYKSLGLPSWANSNSEIKDPLEGFLYPGTYPAAKGMKPEVVLKEMVTRAADKYDELNLEAKAKALKLDNPLQVITVASLVQAEGKTDDDYRKMAEVVYNRLDLANPETYGALQFDSTFNYLKGQSNIDISESEIKSNQDPYNTYTQKGLPPGPIDNPGEGALKGTLNPTNQGWYYFVATDGVNKTEFAKTHDDFLKLKDKFNESRGN; translated from the coding sequence ATGACTGAGTATGGCCGGGGCCCAGGCTCCGAACCGTGGCATCCCGAGGACCCGTTGTTCGGGGACGGCGGATGGGAAGGGCAGCAGGCCCACGCGGGTCAGCAGGCTGCCTACGGCGGCCAGCCGCAGCACTATCCGGAGCAGCCGCAGCAGCCGCAGCACTACGGCGACTGGGGCAACGGCCAGCAGGCCGCATACGGTCAGGCGCAGCAGTACCAGCAGGAAGGTCAGCACTACCCGGAGCAGGGCCAGCAGTACCCGCAGCAGTACGAACAGGAGCAGTACGCCGGCCAGGGACAGCAGCCGTACGACAACAACGGCTGGGCCAACGGCCCGCACGGGCACGCCCAGTACCCCGACCCTTCGGACCCGTACGGGCAGCAGCCCGCGGCGTACGGCGGTGAGCAGCCCGACTACTACGGCACCCCCGAGGCGTACCCGCCGCCCGCGCCGCCGAGCCGGCGGCAGGCCGAACCGGAGCCGCCCCAGACCGACTGGGACCCCGGACCTGACCAGGGCGAACACGCCTTCTTCGCCGGGGGCGACACCGAGGACGAAGACGACTCCGACGACGAGTCGGGAGGCGGCCGCGGCCGCGGTGACCGCCGGGGCCGGGGCGGAAAGCCCAAGAAGCGACGCAGCGGGATGGCCTGTCTGGTGATCGTGCTGATCTTCGGCGGAAGCGTCGCCGGGGTCGGATATTTCGGATACCAGTTTTACCAGGATCGTTTCGCCGACGCACCGGACTTCGCGGGTGACGGTACGAGCGAGACGGTGACCGTCGAGATTCCCAAGGGCGCCTTCGGATCCGAGATCGGTCAGCGGCTGAAGGCGGCCGGTGTCGTGAAGAGCGTCGACGCTTTCGTCGCCGCTCAGCAGCAGAACGCCGACGGGGACAAGATCCAGGCGGGCGCCTACCTGCTGAAGAAGCAGATGTCCGCCGCCAGCGCCGTCGAGATGATGCTCAGCCCCGAAAGCCAGAACAACGTCCTGGTCAGGCCCGGCGAGCGCAACAAGGCTGTCTACAAGGCGATCGACGAAAAGCTCGAATTGTCGTCCGGCAGCACCGAGAAGGCCGCCGAGGACAAATACAAGAGCCTCGGACTTCCGAGCTGGGCGAACAGCAACAGCGAGATCAAGGATCCGCTGGAGGGCTTCCTCTACCCGGGCACCTATCCTGCTGCCAAGGGCATGAAGCCCGAGGTGGTCCTCAAGGAAATGGTCACCCGGGCCGCGGACAAGTACGACGAGCTGAACCTGGAGGCCAAGGCCAAGGCCCTCAAGCTGGACAACCCGTTGCAGGTCATCACGGTCGCCAGCCTCGTCCAGGCCGAGGGCAAGACCGACGACGACTACCGCAAGATGGCCGAGGTGGTCTACAACCGCCTCGACCTCGCGAATCCCGAGACCTACGGCGCTCTGCAGTTCGACTCAACCTTCAATTACCTGAAGGGTCAGAGCAACATCGACATCAGCGAGTCGGAGATCAAGAGCAACCAGGACCCGTACAACACGTACACGCAGAAGGGTCTGCCGCCCGGTCCGATCGACAACCCGGGCGAGGGTGCGCTGAAGGGAACGCTGAATCCCACGAACCAGGGTTGGTACTACTTCGTGGCGACCGACGGCGTGAACAAGACGGAATTCGCTAAGACTCACGACGATTTCTTGAAGCTCAAGGACAAGTTCAATGAGAGCAGGGGCAACTGA